The DNA window GTAAACtgcattcaaacaaacaaatatatatacatatatttaatttgcaatacGGTTCACTTGGAAACGAAAGTTAATTCAATTTACTTCTGAGCGGAACGTACTGTCAGAAGTGCTTGTTTACAGGGGAGTTGTAATATGACGCACACGCAGGAGGAGGTACGGCTCAAGGATACCTAGCTAGGTGCATGAGGTTTGTAATGGCATCTGCTATAAACATAAGGAATGGACTTTTTGCGACCAGGGGTTCTCTCCACAAAAAGATTTCCTGTCCCACGTTTACGCAGAAGCCATCGGAGATCAAATGCACGAGAGCATTAACAAATTCGACAGGACAGCACAATGAACAGTACTGTATTAATGTGGTAAGGTaagttattatttgaaaaatgtatttacttttagcAGTTTTTACTAGAAGCAAATAAATCCAAATTTGAACCGAGTAGCCATGTTTCTCtatgtcaaattaaataagaataaataaatactgtaaaatgcaaatatatacaaacatattattattttggtgcTTAATGTTCACAGTTGTTCAAATCGGTGCTAGACATGTCTAGGTAATGCATCTGTCcaaaacttttcattaaaaaaaatccgaAATGCATTATGTATATTGTTCTGGGACTGattgttttaatcataaaattatAAAGGAAATCAgttcattacttttttattgcatcacattttgttgcattactttacattttctgacaataaattatttaaaatcaataaatgatttagcctgatattctttttttttataattttagaaatCTTTATTTGTCACTGCCCCCCTTATAaagtaaactatatataattatgtctACAAATATTTCCGCTTCTATTTAGGCTAAATTTTGGTTAATGTTGACACTGAATAACACGGTACTGTCATCAATAGGAAGAGGGACTATGAGGGATTTTTGTGTTCGTTGCTTTTTCCTGAGGCTGTTCGTCGATCTGCGCTGGCACTGAGGGCCTTCAATGTAGAACTGGCACAGGCAGGTATTCCAGCTAATGAGTGCAACACACAAACTCATTTAGTCAGTTTGGTTTAcgcttattttctttttgtacaGATATAACTGTTAACCGTAATATGAAAACCAACTCTTGAGACATAAAAAAGTGCCTGTAGTTAAAGAGACGCTCGTGTATATGCTCATATATCTGCTTCTGCTCTTTTAGATTAAGGACTCCGTTTCTCAGAAAACCATCGGTTTAATGCGAATGCAGTTTTGGAAGACCGCCGTAGAGGATATTTACAGAGATGACCCTCCAGTCCAGCCTGTCAGTGGAGAACTGTGGAGGGTGGGTcgtaatttacatttaaattgccattCAAACGTTTGGAGTCAGACTTTGAATGATATAAAATaggcagtaaagacatttcaaatgttacaaaagtttctaatattacaaaaatttgaataatgcttcaaataatgttgttttttactctattttcaTCAACGGTATGTGGAAAAATATATCTAATGGCTTCCAAAAAATAGTAAGCAGCACAACAAAAATGTGTCagaagcatattaaaatgatcgtgtgacactgaagactggagtaatggatgGTGAAATTTCAgcttgtcatcacaggaataaattacattttaaatatatatttacatagaaaaaactatttaaatttgtaataatatttcagaattttaccCCAAACTTACCAACAATAGAGAAGATGTTatgactgatttatttttttctgtttaacatatttttgaaaatgtatctgTACTATAACAGTCGGTGTCCAATGTTTTTCGAACCACAGCATTTTTCGAAATATTGAGCACTGATATACCGTTCTGTGTATTCAGGCAGTGAGGAAGCACACATTAACAAGGAGATGGATGTTAAGAATTATATCAGAAAGAGTAAGTACTTAGATTTGTCTGCAGATTATACTGTTCTCTagcaattatattaaaaacattatgtttTGAAAAGGAGAAGGATCTGGAGGACAAAGCCTACAGGAACCTTCAGGAGCTGGAGTCCTATGGTGAAAACACACAATCCTCTCTTCTTTACCTGCTGCTGGAGACACTTGGTGAGCAGACTTTACTTGAACTCCAACTTAAAATATTAgttctttcaaaaatgaaattctatCATTTAGGCTACACATCCTTACATTGTTAGGACAGTATGACTTAATATCCTCAGTGTAACACTGTAGATGTTCACCGGAATATTAGGACGTGACAGCCTCAGTAACTATTTTTTATCCTTCTATGtataagaaaaaaactgcagCAAAATTCCAACTACCTGAAGTATAACTGTTGAAAGGAACTGTTAAAATGGTTATTATAGCTTTGGTTGATTTGCATTtgttgttcaaataaaaatacaataaaaaaatgtattatgaattagtgttataatttgtaatagctgtttttttattttttatttttcagtgtttagtgtcacatgatccttcagaggaaaaaaaaacatttcttatagtcaatgtttaaaacagttgtatTAATCTTTTTTGGAAACTGAGATATATAAATTTTAGgattaaaataccatttatttgaaatatatattttttgtaatattataaatgaataagtaaaaatatgggtagttgacaaaaATGTCTtatgatgtaaaaatgtaaaaaaaaaaaaaaaaaaaaaaaaactaaacaaaacaagaacacaTATAACATgaggaaaatgtattttcattcttagagttacaaatagcattaGTGAAGTTTCTTCTTAATGttatacttatttttgtttgtctttgttacatttttctgtcataaaatatgatacagtctatatatataacattttaaatagttgtgAAGTTTTCATTGCCCTGTTCTTCACTAATTTAAAATCTGGGTCCACtggtaatatgtttttttttttttttttgttttttttttaaggtgtaatattatatttctcacgatatgactttaaaatatgcattatctAGCAGTATTGGAAATGCACCTTTTTACTTGAATCTGCTTACAACTGGCTTCACAAATCGTATGCTTTGTGCGTCTTTTTAAACACAGGCGTGAGAAATGTCCACGCAGACCATGCCGCAAGCCACATCGGCAAAGCCCAGGGCATCCTGACCTGCCTTCGGGCGACCCCCTACAACAGCAGCAGACGCAAGGTCTACCTGCCCATGGACATCTGCATGCTGGTGGGGAAATCTGCTATCACTGTCGTCTCTGATGCTTCATGTAATTCCATGCTCTTCTAACATCACAGGCACTAGAGAAAATCCATGAGCCAGTCAGCATACATGTGGGTGAAGCTGTCCACTCCAGTGCCTTCCCGTCTGCTAAGCCCAAACCCATGGGTTTCGTTTCAGCCATCTGTCATCATTTCAGCATGAACAAGCCATTAGAATTGGGATTTAGAAGATCTTGCCCTTAGtgtaacaaaagaaaagaatatcATCTGTCGTTTATCCTCAACTAATCTCAGCTAGAGTCGGTGTACAGTATTAAGATCAAATTATGTTATGTAGGTTGTTTGCACATTCACCAAAAGGGGGCACTGTTGTTTCACCATAAACATAGTTGACATGTTTGCATTTCAAGCTAATACTTCTTTATTTGCAGGTTTTTAAACGCTGTACTACTTCATATACGTAATTATTTGATTGTAGCACGAGGATGTTCTTTTATAATTGTCTCTGCTTATCATTTTCAAACTTCCTTTCTCGAGGCAGTAAAGTACAGATAAGCTTTAAAACCCGCAATTGATGTCTTTAACAAGGCATTGGATTATCTTGAAACAGCAAAACGTTGAAGGTTTATCCACATTGCGGTTGTTTAGAGAATATTTGCTTTGAGAATTGTAAGCAATATTAATGTCAAGATTCATGTAATATGTTAGTGAAACACGCAAGGTGCGTGCGTGGGTGGgtgtttctgtaaaaacaaGCCTCTGGGTGCCCGCGAGCCATTTTTGTCGCAGGTTAAGGGCTCTGTTTGACGTGAAACCCCTGTTCAAGAATCAGATCGATGACGGCCACCCGCCAGTTACACTGCCTGGTTTATTCGTGGCCATTGCCCTGCCAATGCTTCATTCTGCCGTACAGCTTTTGTTTGACGAACAGTTGGCTTTCAAATTAGACGCTAAATGAAAGCTTCTGCAGTATGTGTTTATGGATCACTCGCTATTGTGGATTTGTTCGCGTTCGTTCAGGTCTTAGTCGAGGCAGTGCAATCACGGGGGACACTTGAGCGATGGAGGAAATTTcacacttgtttgtttgtttgtttgtcgtCATTTGAATCAGTAGTTTCTCGCGTATAACTAAGTGCAGTTTCAGTAAATATTTCTTCTGAAGAAGTCTCGGGATGCCGAGCCGTAAACACATCACCTCATGTTCTGCATACAGGATTTTCATCCAGCATACTAATTTCTTCTGCCGTTTAAGTATTTTTGTTGAATGCTGATGAATCTCATGAAAACTGCCAAATtttgggtcatatttcacccaTAAATCCAAAgagtatttttgtgtgaaaatgtaaaattttattattattaataataataattgttttcgaaataaaataatttcttagaaatgaaagagaatatgcaattataatatatatccaattacaataataatataatttcttattaaattattataataaatccaattacaataataataattattattaaattatttaggaaatgttctttaataatgtattgaAATTATTGGGAGGAAATGTTCTTTGGAAATGTACTGAAAATATGTCACacgcataaatatatatatatacacacacacagataaaattgactttttctccttttgtttttaaatttttaggcTAAAATACAGATGTATTGTTGTTATAGTGCTTGAAATATGGTGGGATGAGTTTATGGTGTCATCAAGCTCATTTTTCTATCTACCAGAGAGGGTTTCTGATAATGCATTTTCACTGTTTCTCACTGTTACCCAGCATGGAGCGTCTCAAGAGGATTTCATCCGTGGCAGCAGGGACCAGAACGTGAGGGACGTCATTTATGACATCGCCAGCCAAGCCCATGTCCATCTCCAGCACGTATGCAAAGCCCTTTACTTTAATATCTGTGGTCAGATGGGAGATGTTGACTGTTGCATGTTGCCCAGTAATTTTCAATTTGCATACTAACTTCATTAGATTTCAGAAGCCATATCACCCCTCCTCCACCAGCAGCTCTTGCGACCCTTGATTGTTGCCCTCTTCTCATTACTGAATTTATTAAAAGTCCAATGTAGCCACAGGGAATATCTCCAGGAAATGCTTATCAGAGAATTTGTCAGATATTGCTCACCCCACTTTGCATATCTGGTCAGGTGGTGTGAATCAAGGTCGGCACCAAATGACCTCGGTGGGGACCACAAACAAGAGCCAAACGGAAATTTGATACTTTCAATCTAATTTTGGATTAAATTGTGTGGGTTAAAGTTATTTAGCGTGAGTCATGAAAAAATGTCTGAGTCACATTTCACCCCCTCAGGAAACCATATTTTTGATTTTCGTGAGAGTTAAGTATGTTTTCACCATAATactaaaatgcattcagatgtttaacattttttagtGATTCCTATTATTCTGTGTGGTGGTTCTCTTTATtatactacagtaaaaaaaaacactattaataaaattagtactgtaaaatactatattttaacacatttatataatactaTCTCCGGTTTCATAGACAAGGCTTAAACCTAGTCTTAGctgtttcaaatgaaataaacttgcactgactgatctcaAAATATATCAGTGTCTTTGTTTTATCTCAAGATGCACcccagtaatattttttttctaagcaTGCTTAGAAAAATTACTTATATATTCTAATTTAACTATGGACTACTCTAAGCCCTGCATGTGAAACCGGGCCTATAAGtcttataaaataatgtaaattatctatataaataatgtaaaaaatcttaTCAAATTTATACTGATTCAGATGAGAAAATTGAAAGAATATATGGCCATTGAGAAtgataataaagataaaaagtGGGAGGAAGGgaagtatttatttgtttgctttcattttctATACTGGTGGTGAAGTATGAAGAGATGAAATATAATGTGGACATGTCCAGGTTTGTTTGACCTATTTTGATTCACCTAGTAAGATTTGTGTGAGAATTTTCTTGACGTGTTACTACGCTCTCTTCCAGGCTAGATCCTTCAGCCAGAACGTTCCACATGCAGCCATGCCTGCCTTCCTGCAAACGGTGAGTAATTTCATCTCTTTCAGCTCCTCTCCCCTCCCTACGCCTCACTAATGTGATGTGACACAGAGAAGCTCATGGCTTATCCTCATTCTGCCTCCAAAAGAGGCGGAGCCCCATCCAGTCACATGACTCTTGCCCCCTTGGGGCACCACTACCAGCTCATGGTCTGATTACACATcttaagcctttttttttttttttttttttttactcttttacaGTCATTTCTCTTGAAGGGAGACCGTCTCGAAGGAACTGTGGGAATAACTCTTAGCCATTACGAGGCAAAGCATAGGGAAGCAGTCTGTCATTTTCAGTCCAATTTCAGCCGAGGCTCGATTGCTCCGGCCAATGAAATGTCTCCTGTGAACTAAATGGCctgtaaattgtttttatttcactttatatcACTGTAATGTTGTGCTCATTTCCACATCCCTGTGTTTAACTGTCATTCACATTCTTTAAAGCCATCGTTTGCCTCCAGGCCG is part of the Puntigrus tetrazona isolate hp1 chromosome 16, ASM1883169v1, whole genome shotgun sequence genome and encodes:
- the ndufaf6 gene encoding LOW QUALITY PROTEIN: NADH dehydrogenase (ubiquinone) complex I, assembly factor 6 (The sequence of the model RefSeq protein was modified relative to this genomic sequence to represent the inferred CDS: deleted 2 bases in 1 codon), producing MTHTQEEVRLKDTARCMRFVMASAINIRNGLFATRGSLHKKISCPTFTQKPSEIKCTRALTNSTGQHNEQYCINVVRKRDYEGFLCSLLFPEAVRRSALALRAFNVELAQIKDSVSQKTIGLMRMQFWKTAVEDIYRDDPPVQPVSGELWRAVRKHTLTRRWMLRIISEREKDLEDKAYRNLQELESYGENTQSSLLYLLLETLGVRNVHADHAASHIGKAQGILTCLRATPYNSSRRKVYLPMDICMLHGASQEDFIRGSRDQNVRDVIYDIASQAHVHLQHARSFSQNVPHAAMPAFLQTVVLEDYLQRVRKADFDVFHPSLQKRNPMLPLQLYIRSWRKMY